The following coding sequences lie in one Oncorhynchus kisutch isolate 150728-3 linkage group LG27, Okis_V2, whole genome shotgun sequence genomic window:
- the LOC109871612 gene encoding acyl-CoA-binding domain-containing protein 5A, with protein sequence MEQDELETRFDAAVRVIRSLPEDGPYQPADGMMLMFYSYYKQAALGPCNIPRPTGYWDTAGKAKWDAWNSLGNMSKEEAMQAYVNDIQLILETLPVTEEVSDLLEALGGYFFEEVEGGVEEEKEEDKRAYSRPFAAAAVEMQMQKGYIHKPKMEGFGSLEIWKDIQTKVPESKINGMTMTDKEESKSTDKEEEEEKEEEKVDSDEEEEEEKEEEKVDSDEEEEEEKVDSDEEEEEKVDSDEEEEEEKEEEKVDSDEEEDADDEAEEERERKSPGPDMDLLRVKDRRWRSEVSSSNGSVEPSVSSMTNGTQSSLNSEVEEEELAYSKDPLPENRYRHLNRHLSERLRVNDSDNEEFCDSMEHLAMEEESGIPRVHSSGTRASQAKRRSLQGETLDEDLSLQEDSPDREGLHTERRDSCWSMSGIGSRSSGLGCGSQIFTSGNAAEGWVMQIRTEAVASANLNEHIAMALTRLQEDMANVLQRLNTLEALTTLQTRSLSQARQDDSLSLARKSPSWWPLHLSPTTVVFATVWPFISHWLVHIYLQRKRKKIS encoded by the exons ATGGAACAAGACGAGCTCGAGACCCGGTTTGATGCCGCAGTGCGAGTGATACGGAGTTTACCCGAAGATG GTCCATATCAGCCGGCGGATGGCATGATGCTCATGTTTTATAGTTACTACAAGCAGGCTGCGCTGGGGCCATGTAATATTCCAAGACCCACAGGATACTGGGACACTGCAGGCAAAGCCAAGTG GGACGCATGGAACTCACTGGGGAACATGTCGAAGGAGGAAGCCATGCAAGCGTACGTCAATGACATTCAGCTG ATTCTGGAGACTCTTCCAGTCACAGAGGAGGTGTCTGATCTGCTGGAGGCTCTCGGGGGGTATTTCTTCGAAGaagtggagggaggagtggaggaagagaaggaagaggacaAGAGGGCCTACAGCAGGCCTTTCGCAGCAGCTGCAG TGGAAATGCAGATGCAAAAGGGGTATATCCACAAACCAAAGATGGAAG GCTTTGGCAGTCTGGAAATCTGGAAGGATATTCAAACCAAAGTCCCAGAAAGCAAAATAAATGGCATGACTATGACTGACAAGGAGGAAAGCAAAAGCACTgataaggaggaagaggaggagaaggaggaggagaaagtggacagtgatgaggaggaggaagaggagaaggaggaggagaaagtggacagtgatgaggaggaggaagaggagaaagtggacagtgatgaggaggaagaggagaaagtggacagtgatgaggaggaggaagaggagaaggaggaggagaaagtggacagtgatgaggaggaagATGCAGATGATGAagcggaggaggagagag AGAGGAAGTCCCCAGGCCCTGACATGGATCTGCTCAGGGTGAAGGACCGCAggtggaggtcagaggtcagctcaTCCAATGGCAGTGTGGAGCCCAGCGTCTCCTCCATGACCAATGGGACACAGAGCTCCCTCAACagtgaggtggaggaagaggaactGGCCTACTCCAAAGATCCCCTACCGGAGAACCGCTACAGGCATCTGAACAGACACCTCAGTG AGCGTCTTCGAGTCAACGACTCGGACAATGAGGAATTCTGTGATTCAATGGAACATTTAGCCATGGAGGAG GAATCGGGAATACCCAGGGTACACTCCTCCGGGACAAGGGCAAGTCAAGCTAAGAGGAGGAGTCTTCAGGGAGAGACCCTTGATGAGGACCTGAGTCTCCAGGAAGACTCCCCTGACAGGGAGGGGCTTCATACAGAACGACGTGACAGTTGCTGGTCAATGAGTGGAATAG GTTCCAGGTCATCGGGGCTAGGTTGCGGGTCACAGATTTTTACCAGTGGAAATGCTGCAGAGGGCTGGGTTATGCAGATCAGGACTGAGGCTGTTGCCAGTGCTAACCTTAACGAGCACATCGCCATGGCGCTGACCAGGCTGCAGGAGGACATGGCTAACGTGCTTCAGAGGCTTAACACTCTGGAGGCCCTGACCACATTACAG ACTAGATCACTTTCTCAGGCTAGACAAGATGACTCCTTATCCCTGGCAAGAAAG